Proteins encoded together in one Candidatus Lariskella endosymbiont of Epinotia ramella window:
- the nuoL gene encoding NADH-quinone oxidoreductase subunit L — MSINFDLLAIMIVALPLLAAAFIGLSTRATCAMIAQSVTTASVFLSAVLSYIIFYKVYDSGSVIHLKLFTWFDIEDFKADWSIYIDMLTAVMLVVVTTVSVLVHVYSIGYMSDDPHQPRFMAYLSLFTFCMLMLVVSDNFIQLFFGWEGVGLSSYLLIGFWFKKREANAAAIKAFLINRVGDIGLALGIFLIFSKFYTFDYQSVFSEVKPLVGDVTHFFGMECDTITLICILLFIGCMGKSAQLGLHTWLPDAMEGPTPVSALIHAATMVTAGVFLLARCSPIFEYSETALNVVVFVGGITCIFAATVALVQDDIKKIIAYSTCSQLGYMFFACGVSAYSAGIFHLFTHAFFKALLFLGAGSVIHALSGAQDIKKMGGIWKKIPVTYAFMWIGSLALAGIPPFAGFYSKDAILEAAYISDNHFGGFAYLLGIAAAALTALYSWRLIILVFHGKSKLSTNQFAKVHESGPYMLIPLIFLSVGALLAGAIGVYCFDILNPEMIFWGKSIFVLPQNNVLHKIHSIEGMALYYPILLAILGILLAYALYIAAKGFLTFIYNHTKIIHNFLLNKWYFDELYNLLFVKSSFLIANFISLVVEVLAIDAIPNSAARLSRMFAKCVSSIQTGYLYHYAVAMILGVVVVIYLYLPW, encoded by the coding sequence ATGAGTATAAATTTTGATTTGCTCGCGATTATGATTGTTGCATTGCCGCTACTTGCTGCGGCTTTTATAGGGCTTTCTACGCGAGCTACCTGTGCAATGATAGCGCAGAGTGTAACTACAGCGTCTGTATTCTTATCAGCAGTACTTTCATATATAATATTTTATAAGGTGTATGATTCAGGTTCTGTAATACATCTAAAGTTATTTACTTGGTTTGACATTGAAGATTTTAAAGCAGATTGGTCTATATACATTGATATGTTAACGGCTGTAATGCTAGTTGTTGTGACTACTGTTTCTGTACTAGTACACGTTTATTCAATAGGATATATGTCAGATGATCCTCATCAACCTAGGTTTATGGCATATCTCTCTTTGTTTACATTTTGCATGCTTATGCTTGTTGTCTCAGACAACTTTATTCAGTTGTTCTTTGGCTGGGAAGGTGTTGGCCTTAGCTCATATTTATTGATAGGTTTTTGGTTTAAGAAGCGTGAAGCAAATGCCGCAGCGATTAAGGCCTTCTTAATAAATAGAGTTGGTGACATTGGTCTTGCTTTAGGTATATTCTTAATATTCTCAAAATTTTATACTTTTGATTATCAGTCTGTTTTTTCAGAGGTTAAGCCACTTGTTGGTGATGTAACGCATTTTTTTGGCATGGAGTGTGATACCATTACACTAATCTGTATATTGTTATTTATAGGCTGTATGGGAAAATCTGCTCAGCTAGGGTTGCATACGTGGCTGCCAGATGCAATGGAAGGGCCAACGCCTGTTTCTGCTCTTATACATGCGGCTACCATGGTAACAGCTGGCGTATTTTTGCTTGCTAGATGTTCACCTATATTCGAATATTCAGAAACAGCTTTGAATGTAGTTGTTTTTGTGGGCGGTATAACGTGTATTTTTGCGGCGACTGTTGCGCTTGTTCAGGATGATATCAAGAAGATAATTGCGTATTCCACATGTAGTCAACTTGGTTACATGTTTTTTGCTTGTGGAGTTTCAGCTTATTCAGCTGGAATTTTCCACCTTTTCACGCATGCATTCTTTAAGGCACTTTTGTTCTTAGGTGCAGGCAGTGTAATACATGCCTTGTCTGGTGCGCAGGACATAAAGAAAATGGGCGGCATTTGGAAAAAGATCCCTGTCACTTATGCTTTCATGTGGATAGGTTCTCTCGCGCTTGCTGGAATTCCACCGTTTGCTGGATTTTATTCTAAAGATGCAATACTGGAAGCTGCTTACATAAGTGACAATCATTTCGGCGGCTTTGCATATCTACTGGGTATTGCAGCAGCAGCATTGACAGCTCTTTATTCTTGGCGGTTGATTATATTGGTATTTCACGGAAAATCTAAGCTCTCAACTAACCAATTTGCTAAGGTACATGAGTCAGGTCCTTATATGCTTATTCCGTTAATCTTTTTGAGTGTTGGTGCGCTGCTGGCTGGTGCAATTGGAGTTTATTGTTTCGATATTTTGAATCCTGAGATGATTTTTTGGGGTAAATCTATCTTTGTATTGCCACAAAATAACGTGTTGCATAAGATCCACTCTATAGAGGGGATGGCTCTATATTATCCTATTTTATTAGCTATTTTAGGCATATTACTTGCTTATGCATTATATATTGCGGCTAAAGGTTTTCTCACTTTTATTTACAATCACACCAAAATCATACATAACTTCTTGCTTAATAAATGGTACTTTGACGAATTATATAATTTGTTATTCGTAAAATCGTCATTTTTGATAGCAAATTTTATTTCGCTTGTGGTTGAAGTGCTGGCTATTGATGCTATTCCAAACAGCGCTGCAAGGTTATCTCGTATGTTTGCAAAGTGTGTGAGTAGCATACAAACCGGCTATTTGTATCATTATGCGGTTGCTATGATACTTGGTGTTGTCGTTGTTATATACTTATATCTACCTTGGTAA
- a CDS encoding IS5 family transposase (programmed frameshift) has translation MKFENIKDEYAEEFRRLTGIKRGTFEVILSILKEAEAILKSQGGKPNKLALEDRLLMTLEYLREYRTYFHISRSYGISESACYRNIRWIEDTLIKDKRFSLPGRKALLKSDSEYELVLIDATETPIERPKKKQKHFYSGKKRRHTLKTQLIVDKRKKEIICTNFSNGKRHDFRLFKESGVHIHPEIKVLTDTGYQGIDKLHYNSELPKKKTKKRPLSRKDKKKNRQLSSERVLNENVIGMIKRFKIIADRYRNRRKRFGLRFNLLAGIYNFEL, from the exons ATGAAGTTTGAAAACATCAAAGATGAATACGCAGAAGAGTTTCGCAGGCTTACTGGCATTAAACGAGGAACGTTTGAAGTTATACTAAGTATATTAAAAGAAGCTGAAGCTATTTTAAAGTCTCAAGGTGGAAAACCCAATAAATTGGCTTTAGAAGATCGATTACTCATGACGCTTGAGTACTTGCGTGAATACAGGACATATTTTCATATTTCCCGCAGTTATGGAATAAGTGAAAGTGCCTGTTATCGTAATATACGTTGGATTGAAGATACTCTAATTAAAGATAAACGATTTTCACTACCTGGACGTAAAGCATTACTAAAAAGCGATTCTGAATACGAACTTGTGTTAATTGATGCTACTGAAACACCGATAGAACGACCTA AAAAAAAACAGAAGCACTTTTATTCGGGAAAAAAGAGGCGACATACTCTAAAAACTCAGCTTATTGTGGATAAAAGGAAAAAAGAAATCATTTGCACTAATTTTTCTAATGGCAAGCGTCATGATTTCAGGTTATTTAAAGAATCCGGAGTTCACATCCACCCTGAGATTAAAGTTCTTACAGATACTGGTTATCAAGGCATTGATAAGTTGCATTATAATTCAGAGTTACCAAAGAAAAAGACAAAAAAGCGACCACTAAGCAGGAAAGATAAAAAGAAAAATCGTCAATTGTCTAGTGAACGTGTTTTAAATGAAAACGTCATAGGCATGATCAAACGATTTAAAATTATCGCTGATCGTTATAGGAACAGAAGAAAACGATTCGGTTTAAGGTTTAATTTACTTGCTGGTATCTATAACTTTGAGCTTTAA
- a CDS encoding accessory factor UbiK family protein: MSNKKNNNSDTFSKLSKIAASVLETANGAKNDLMKYIKEYCESLIHGMNFVKHEEFEVVKKLAIENKAAIDELLNKSKSSKKQDVSGAKKPIKAKSKKTEKNKSIEDIKK; this comes from the coding sequence GTGAGTAACAAGAAAAATAACAATAGCGATACATTCTCCAAGCTTTCAAAAATTGCAGCTTCTGTACTTGAAACGGCGAATGGCGCTAAAAATGATTTAATGAAATATATAAAAGAATATTGCGAGTCATTGATACATGGGATGAATTTCGTTAAACACGAAGAATTTGAAGTTGTGAAGAAGCTTGCTATAGAGAATAAAGCTGCTATAGATGAGCTATTAAACAAATCAAAATCCTCGAAAAAACAGGATGTATCTGGTGCAAAAAAACCAATCAAAGCAAAGTCTAAGAAAACAGAGAAAAATAAGAGCATTGAAGATATTAAGAAATAA
- a CDS encoding NADH-quinone oxidoreductase subunit J, with amino-acid sequence MTELVFCTFSLLLLVSAICVVSSSNPVYSALSLIFCFLNASALFLLIGAEYIAMTMIVVYVGAVMVLFLFVIMLLDIKNKKTKHGVKLYVPLILFLSCIILIELLWAFVESRSYFTKLPGVVEIDTITNAEAIGRQLYTRYFLPFQMAGLVLLVAIVGAITITVRHSKNAKKQSVYAQMLRNKENSVELVDAEISKGVSI; translated from the coding sequence ATGACTGAGTTGGTTTTTTGTACATTTTCCTTATTGCTGCTTGTTTCTGCGATCTGTGTTGTCAGTTCTTCAAATCCAGTTTATTCTGCATTAAGTCTTATTTTCTGTTTTTTAAACGCTTCCGCACTTTTTTTACTCATTGGTGCTGAATATATAGCTATGACAATGATAGTCGTTTATGTCGGTGCTGTGATGGTGCTATTTCTTTTTGTAATAATGTTGCTAGACATCAAGAACAAAAAGACAAAGCATGGCGTGAAGCTTTATGTGCCGTTGATACTTTTCTTAAGTTGCATTATTCTAATTGAGTTATTATGGGCATTTGTAGAATCTAGGAGTTATTTTACAAAACTCCCAGGAGTTGTAGAGATTGATACTATAACAAATGCCGAAGCAATAGGAAGGCAGCTATATACCAGATATTTCCTGCCGTTTCAAATGGCTGGCCTTGTGCTACTTGTTGCAATAGTGGGTGCGATAACTATTACAGTTCGTCACAGTAAGAATGCGAAAAAGCAGAGCGTGTATGCACAGATGTTAAGAAATAAAGAAAATAGCGTTGAGCTAGTTGATGCTGAGATTTCTAAAGGTGTTTCTATATGA
- the nuoK gene encoding NADH-quinone oxidoreductase subunit NuoK: MNSIQIINDVSLMHYIVVSSALFVIAVCGIMINRKSIISILMSIELMLLAVNINFVAFSVYLQDLVGQVFVIFILTVAAAEAAIGLAILVAFFRNLGNIDVNNMNQMRG, from the coding sequence ATGAATTCTATACAAATCATTAATGACGTTTCTTTGATGCACTATATAGTTGTCTCTTCTGCATTGTTTGTCATTGCAGTATGTGGAATCATGATAAATAGAAAAAGTATCATCTCTATTCTCATGTCGATTGAGTTGATGTTGCTTGCTGTCAATATAAATTTTGTTGCATTCTCGGTTTATCTGCAAGACTTGGTTGGTCAAGTATTTGTGATCTTTATTTTGACTGTTGCTGCTGCAGAAGCTGCTATAGGTCTTGCAATTTTGGTTGCATTTTTCAGAAATCTTGGGAATATTGACGTTAATAACATGAATCAAATGCGAGGCTAA
- a CDS encoding transposase — MEKARFQIVELCKDQGISLNDTYAKYYKRGIMKVWKYRDDSKSKKRINQMKKLKSRLGRLIRFCHRGIAKLSLTISPEAAAILEKANMIYNQSVLCKRAKEDYKKENKVLYSFHEPAVECIGKGKLHKPYEFGNKVGIAVSGRGNFIVGIKSFHGNPYDGHTLSEVVDEVKKVAEDPKKIFVDLGYRGNNLKSKSKVYTPYTKKSLSFADKKMMKRRSAIEPIIGHLKHFGRLGRNYLRGIIGDIINPFISAIGMNLKAIERTLSG, encoded by the coding sequence ATGGAAAAGGCGCGTTTTCAGATAGTTGAGCTTTGCAAGGATCAAGGTATATCGCTAAATGATACATATGCAAAGTACTACAAGCGTGGAATAATGAAGGTTTGGAAATATCGTGATGATAGCAAGTCCAAAAAGCGGATTAATCAGATGAAGAAGCTGAAAAGCAGGCTTGGCCGTCTAATAAGATTTTGCCATCGTGGTATTGCAAAACTGTCATTGACTATTTCACCAGAAGCCGCAGCAATTCTAGAAAAAGCTAATATGATCTATAATCAATCTGTACTTTGCAAACGTGCCAAAGAGGATTACAAAAAAGAAAATAAGGTACTATATAGTTTCCATGAACCTGCTGTTGAGTGCATAGGCAAAGGCAAATTGCACAAACCATACGAATTCGGCAACAAGGTTGGTATAGCGGTGAGTGGCAGAGGTAATTTCATAGTTGGAATAAAGTCATTTCATGGAAATCCATACGATGGACATACACTATCTGAGGTGGTTGATGAGGTGAAAAAGGTTGCAGAAGATCCCAAAAAGATATTTGTGGACCTTGGTTACCGAGGTAATAATTTAAAGTCCAAAAGCAAAGTATATACGCCATATACCAAGAAAAGCCTTAGTTTTGCTGATAAAAAGATGATGAAGCGAAGAAGTGCAATTGAGCCTATAATCGGACATTTGAAGCATTTTGGTCGTCTTGGACGTAATTATCTGCGAGGTATAATAGGAGATATAATAAATCCATTCATATCAGCCATAGGCATGAATCTGAAGGCGATAGAGCGCACCTTATCTGGCTAA
- a CDS encoding transposase: protein MPSEEVQINNTQSRIFEERLSNSLNPKHKLYKLRSIVDWCGLDERIFGKVSVKRYGRSRKDRRVMLGLFMLQAISSASDCYTEEELQENSYWQYFCGYDYFKNDIIVSESCIRRFRQALGESGCREILKELVRIGCKIGTVKKKIWQP, encoded by the coding sequence ATGCCATCAGAAGAAGTGCAAATTAATAATACTCAAAGTAGAATATTTGAGGAGAGATTATCTAATAGTTTGAATCCCAAACACAAGTTATATAAATTAAGATCGATAGTTGATTGGTGTGGTCTTGATGAGCGAATTTTTGGTAAAGTTTCTGTGAAACGATATGGTAGAAGCCGTAAAGACCGTCGTGTTATGCTTGGTTTGTTTATGTTGCAAGCCATTTCAAGTGCCTCTGATTGTTATACTGAGGAGGAGCTTCAGGAAAATTCCTATTGGCAGTATTTTTGTGGATATGACTATTTCAAAAATGACATAATTGTATCTGAAAGTTGCATAAGAAGATTTCGTCAAGCTTTAGGAGAATCTGGGTGTCGTGAGATATTAAAGGAGCTTGTCAGAATAGGCTGTAAGATTGGCACAGTTAAAAAAAAGATTTGGCAGCCGTGA
- the bcp gene encoding thioredoxin-dependent thiol peroxidase gives MTTLKENDIAPDFKLESTDYKEVSLSDFTGKNIVLYFYPKDATPGCTIEANDFNKHLDEFRKFDCVVLGVSRDNIASHKKFIAAQCLAFPLLSDPEGEVCKKYGVWHIKNMFGKKYYGIQRSTFLIGKNQNIVKAWYKVNPLGHAHIVLQSVKSLI, from the coding sequence ATGACAACGCTAAAAGAAAATGATATTGCTCCTGATTTTAAATTGGAATCAACTGATTACAAAGAAGTTTCGCTTAGCGATTTTACAGGTAAAAATATTGTATTATATTTTTATCCAAAAGATGCAACACCAGGATGCACAATAGAAGCTAACGATTTTAATAAACATCTTGATGAGTTTCGGAAATTTGATTGTGTAGTACTGGGGGTTTCAAGGGATAATATTGCCAGCCACAAGAAATTCATCGCTGCACAATGCTTAGCATTTCCTTTATTATCCGATCCAGAAGGTGAAGTTTGTAAAAAGTACGGAGTATGGCACATAAAAAATATGTTTGGCAAAAAATATTATGGAATACAGCGAAGCACTTTCTTAATTGGAAAAAATCAAAATATAGTCAAAGCATGGTATAAAGTAAATCCTTTAGGTCATGCCCATATAGTATTACAATCTGTTAAATCGTTAATATAA
- the flgA gene encoding flagellar basal body P-ring formation chaperone FlgA — protein MNLFCLNTQKNEEQLCGDSCVLYTVKFITLRVFLLFFCYISFAYTTCFGSSITDIESLLEIKLEESGIRGPLIVKFKDIRALPKNADFELVSFDMNSGKTAEVILDVGGMHYKVFATFENARHLVVPLSTIHHGAIITESDLALAKFPVSRYRGEYASSKDLLLGRKTKKVLAANKPIRMSDVKSIPVVKSGENVNILYHKGALTIEATGVALEDGGKNEVIRVRNDDTNKTLNGRVLKSKVVLVE, from the coding sequence ATGAATCTGTTTTGTTTGAATACTCAAAAGAATGAGGAGCAGTTGTGTGGTGATAGTTGTGTTTTATATACTGTGAAGTTCATCACACTACGCGTGTTTTTGCTGTTTTTTTGTTATATTTCTTTTGCATATACTACATGTTTTGGAAGTTCGATTACTGATATAGAATCGCTTCTTGAGATTAAGCTGGAAGAGTCAGGAATTAGAGGACCATTAATAGTAAAGTTTAAAGATATTAGAGCGTTACCGAAAAATGCGGATTTTGAGTTAGTTTCTTTTGACATGAACAGTGGAAAGACTGCAGAAGTAATTTTGGATGTTGGTGGTATGCACTACAAGGTATTTGCAACATTTGAAAACGCAAGACACCTGGTTGTGCCTCTTTCTACTATACACCACGGTGCTATAATTACAGAATCTGATCTGGCGCTTGCTAAGTTTCCAGTGTCACGTTACAGAGGAGAATATGCTTCATCCAAAGATTTGCTACTTGGTAGAAAGACCAAAAAGGTATTAGCAGCAAATAAGCCTATTCGGATGAGTGATGTGAAAAGTATTCCAGTAGTTAAGAGCGGAGAAAATGTGAATATATTATATCACAAGGGAGCTCTTACAATAGAAGCTACTGGCGTGGCGCTTGAGGATGGTGGGAAAAATGAAGTAATAAGAGTAAGGAATGATGATACAAATAAAACATTAAACGGTAGAGTGCTGAAAAGTAAGGTTGTATTGGTGGAATAG
- a CDS encoding flagellar hook-basal body complex protein: MDNTVYSTLTNQVGILNNIQLTTNNMANAGTVGFKQDKMLFKQFLTNDVLDKTTFPNDASTIVLFQEGVFKPTKQPFDLAIAGRGFFALQTPEGVRYTRNGSFTINSEGTLVNKDGHPVLTSEGDTIAFDVTDNPPSIMENGRVMANDQEKGNIAVVDFPDLHFVRKSGNNMFFSDMPAFPAENFRVIQGTLEQSNTVPVTEMARMLELNNQMQAANNMINNNYRLSQGVYKAMSKQGG, translated from the coding sequence ATGGACAATACGGTTTACAGTACACTTACAAACCAAGTAGGGATATTGAATAATATACAGTTAACAACCAACAATATGGCAAATGCAGGGACTGTTGGCTTTAAGCAAGACAAAATGTTATTCAAGCAATTTTTAACTAACGACGTACTCGATAAAACAACTTTCCCAAATGATGCAAGTACGATTGTACTATTTCAAGAAGGTGTTTTTAAGCCTACAAAGCAGCCATTTGATCTGGCTATAGCTGGCAGAGGTTTCTTTGCTCTGCAAACTCCTGAGGGTGTGCGTTATACAAGAAATGGTAGTTTTACCATAAATTCTGAGGGTACTCTCGTAAATAAAGATGGTCATCCTGTGCTCACTTCTGAGGGTGACACAATAGCTTTTGATGTAACAGATAATCCGCCTTCTATAATGGAAAACGGTAGAGTGATGGCAAATGACCAAGAAAAGGGAAATATAGCTGTAGTAGATTTTCCAGATCTACATTTTGTCAGAAAAAGTGGAAATAATATGTTTTTCTCAGATATGCCTGCTTTTCCTGCAGAAAATTTTAGAGTGATTCAAGGAACATTGGAACAGTCCAACACAGTGCCCGTCACTGAAATGGCAAGAATGCTTGAACTGAATAATCAAATGCAGGCTGCAAATAATATGATTAACAATAACTATAGACTCTCACAAGGAGTTTATAAAGCTATGAGTAAACAAGGAGGTTAA
- a CDS encoding flagellar hook-basal body complex protein, with the protein MPQNSPVAATALMAISDAMRNVTNNLANYNTTAYKSSELEFADLTYQSSQRLGITATDGVPNMIQLGRGVTVSSITKNFVQGPLNKSENPYSIAINGIGFISVILPDGRIAYTRNGALSRNNLGRIVACDKYELEAQIEVPLEIEDFTIAQDGEVSVKLPNQQEPQPIGRILLTRFINPAGLEAIGDNLYLPTDASGDPQEGTATQDNYGEIRQYFLEGSNVNSIKALLDMLDLQQVHSMVLNCLNGGYQAEKGLIEIKV; encoded by the coding sequence ATGCCACAAAATTCACCAGTTGCAGCAACAGCATTAATGGCAATTAGTGATGCTATGCGAAATGTTACGAATAACTTAGCAAATTATAACACTACTGCTTATAAGAGCAGTGAGCTTGAATTTGCTGATTTAACCTATCAGAGTTCTCAAAGACTTGGAATTACAGCAACAGATGGCGTACCAAATATGATACAGCTTGGAAGAGGTGTAACAGTTTCTAGCATAACGAAGAATTTTGTTCAGGGTCCACTCAATAAATCAGAGAATCCATATAGCATAGCAATAAATGGTATTGGATTTATTTCAGTGATATTGCCAGATGGAAGAATAGCATATACTAGAAATGGCGCTCTGAGTCGTAATAACTTGGGCCGTATTGTTGCTTGCGATAAGTATGAATTAGAAGCACAGATAGAGGTTCCACTGGAAATTGAAGACTTTACAATTGCACAAGATGGGGAGGTATCGGTCAAATTACCTAATCAGCAAGAACCTCAGCCTATAGGGCGCATCTTACTAACAAGGTTTATCAATCCTGCAGGGCTGGAAGCTATTGGTGATAATCTTTATCTGCCAACTGATGCTTCAGGAGACCCTCAAGAGGGAACTGCAACCCAAGATAATTACGGGGAGATAAGACAATATTTCTTGGAAGGATCAAATGTGAATAGTATAAAAGCTCTTCTTGATATGTTGGATTTACAACAAGTTCACAGTATGGTGCTTAATTGCTTAAATGGGGGTTACCAAGCTGAGAAAGGATTGATAGAGATAAAGGTATAA
- the flgH gene encoding flagellar basal body L-ring protein FlgH: MIFVASQLIAGCSSMIDKLKNVGNAPTFHEVNVKDQEKNNNAAKAQLIAHPQVLVVDSDVRSVNSLWRPGSRTFFRDQRARAVGDIVKVKINIQDRAKLDNKTDKSRAADSDMGIPNFFGLEKSINSKKLIGTSSSDTSSGHGKIDRKEDMTTTIAATVVRILPSGNLLIQGSQEIRVNLELREVTINGIVRPEDISSDNAINLDQIAEARLSYGGRGQISDYQQDRYGKQVLDIISPF, from the coding sequence GTGATTTTTGTGGCTTCACAGCTTATTGCTGGATGTAGCTCTATGATTGATAAACTAAAGAATGTTGGCAATGCACCTACATTTCATGAAGTCAATGTTAAAGATCAAGAGAAAAACAATAACGCTGCAAAGGCTCAACTTATAGCTCATCCACAAGTTCTAGTAGTAGATTCAGATGTTAGAAGTGTTAATTCTCTTTGGAGACCAGGGTCAAGAACATTTTTTAGAGATCAGCGCGCAAGAGCTGTTGGAGATATTGTAAAGGTTAAAATAAATATTCAAGATAGAGCCAAGCTCGATAACAAAACAGATAAGAGCAGAGCTGCGGATTCTGATATGGGAATTCCAAACTTCTTTGGGCTTGAAAAGAGTATAAATTCGAAAAAACTAATTGGTACCAGCTCTTCAGATACAAGTTCTGGTCACGGTAAGATAGACAGGAAAGAAGACATGACAACTACAATTGCAGCAACTGTTGTACGCATACTACCAAGTGGAAATTTACTTATACAAGGATCTCAAGAGATCCGTGTAAATCTTGAGCTAAGAGAAGTGACTATTAATGGTATAGTACGCCCAGAAGATATTAGTAGTGATAATGCAATAAATCTAGATCAAATTGCAGAAGCAAGGTTATCTTATGGTGGCAGAGGCCAAATTTCGGATTATCAGCAAGACAGATACGGCAAACAGGTGCTTGATATAATATCTCCTTTCTAA